A part of bacterium genomic DNA contains:
- a CDS encoding NifU family protein → MNIELTGRDQSETATDSDRLILETLRGALTKLRPIFMEEGGDARIVSVKNGIARIELLGGCEGCGGGIEAMAGGLRLMLIERVPGLKEVVFE, encoded by the coding sequence ATGAACATAGAACTCACCGGACGTGACCAGAGCGAAACCGCTACCGACAGTGACCGGCTGATCCTCGAGACGCTGCGCGGTGCGCTGACGAAACTCCGGCCCATCTTCATGGAGGAAGGTGGAGACGCGCGAATTGTATCGGTTAAGAACGGTATCGCCCGCATCGAACTTCTCGGCGGCTGCGAAGGTTGCGGCGGCGGAATCGAAGCGATGGCCGGCGGTCTGCGGCTTATGCTGATCGAGCGCGTGCCGGGACTTAAGGAAGTCGTGTTCGAGTGA
- the erpA gene encoding iron-sulfur cluster insertion protein ErpA has protein sequence MIRLTETASAKVREIMQRENKKEWMLRMGVRGGGCSGFKYVLGFDNQSSDADETFAQDGITLVCDTRSYLYLNGTEIDYEDGLNGSGFVFKNPNAAKNCGCGQSFSS, from the coding sequence ATGATTAGACTGACGGAAACCGCGTCCGCCAAGGTTCGCGAGATCATGCAGCGGGAGAATAAGAAGGAGTGGATGCTGCGGATGGGCGTGCGCGGCGGCGGATGCAGCGGATTCAAATACGTGCTCGGTTTCGACAACCAGTCGTCCGACGCCGACGAAACCTTCGCCCAGGACGGCATTACCCTCGTCTGCGATACGCGCAGCTACCTGTACCTGAACGGAACTGAGATAGACTATGAGGACGGCCTGAACGGATCGGGATTTGTATTCAAGAATCCCAATGCGGCAAAAAACTGCGGCTGCGGTCAAAGCTTTTCAAGCTGA
- a CDS encoding cytochrome c biogenesis protein ResB: protein MRILDRIWQFFASVRLTIVLLLLLAVAMGYGTWIENTHSNGAARILVYNAWWFDSLIGLLALNLIGCTLRRAPFKPHQAGWIVTHIALLLIMTGAVVTHRAGIQGRLVIPEGETVSVFYEEELDRESLETISGRPLQLPFELHLTSFDQLYYPGSGQTRMFRSRVEVRDSLRGEVFLHDIVLNHPLVYDDFKISQSSFFELPNGRTATVLGVSYDPGILLLYTGGGLLVLGMIGIFFVKPYLKRRFPAKLAGMRTAPADVADAHKSADKSTKALPV from the coding sequence ATGAGAATCCTCGACCGCATCTGGCAGTTCTTCGCGTCGGTCCGCCTGACTATCGTCTTGCTGCTCCTGCTTGCCGTGGCGATGGGCTACGGTACGTGGATCGAGAACACGCACTCCAACGGGGCTGCGCGTATTCTGGTTTACAACGCGTGGTGGTTCGATTCGCTGATCGGACTCCTTGCGTTGAACCTGATCGGCTGCACGCTCCGCCGCGCGCCTTTCAAGCCGCATCAGGCGGGCTGGATCGTCACCCACATCGCGCTCCTGCTCATCATGACGGGAGCCGTCGTCACCCACCGGGCGGGAATTCAAGGGCGGCTGGTGATCCCCGAGGGCGAAACCGTCAGTGTGTTTTACGAAGAAGAGCTCGACCGCGAGAGTCTGGAAACAATCTCCGGCCGGCCGCTGCAGTTGCCTTTCGAGCTGCATTTGACCTCCTTCGATCAGCTTTATTATCCGGGCAGTGGCCAAACGCGGATGTTCCGCTCGCGCGTGGAAGTGCGAGACTCTTTGCGCGGAGAAGTCTTTCTTCATGACATCGTGCTCAATCATCCGCTGGTGTACGACGACTTCAAAATCAGTCAGTCGTCGTTCTTCGAGCTTCCGAACGGCCGGACAGCCACCGTACTCGGTGTGTCCTATGATCCGGGAATCCTGCTCCTCTACACCGGTGGCGGACTGCTTGTTCTGGGAATGATCGGCATCTTCTTCGTCAAACCGTATCTCAAGCGCCGTTTCCCGGCCAAACTCGCCGGAATGAGAACTGCACCCGCGGATGTTGCAGACGCGCATAAATCCGCAGACAAATCCACAAAGGCCTTGCCCGTTTGA
- a CDS encoding DUF1579 domain-containing protein, which translates to MNRVFIVLFSLIVFALAAFAQGEGKTPEDMQKMMAEWQKWSTPGPEHQLLGKMVGEWTCTGKSWMGPDQPPMEGTPGTAKSEFVFGGRFLKSDYSGDIMGMPFQGVGYLGYDNFRQQYWMTWFDNMTTALFTAYGAASADGTELTLMGKSDDPMTGEKDKDTKYYYKFVDENTMIFEVWDMTQGKTYKGMEMTYTKK; encoded by the coding sequence ATGAATCGTGTTTTTATCGTTCTGTTCTCGCTGATCGTTTTCGCACTCGCCGCGTTCGCGCAAGGCGAAGGAAAAACGCCCGAAGATATGCAAAAGATGATGGCCGAATGGCAGAAGTGGTCTACGCCCGGACCCGAACACCAGCTGCTGGGCAAGATGGTCGGTGAGTGGACGTGCACCGGCAAGTCGTGGATGGGACCCGATCAGCCCCCTATGGAAGGCACTCCCGGAACGGCGAAATCAGAGTTCGTTTTCGGTGGCCGCTTCCTCAAATCGGATTACTCCGGGGACATCATGGGAATGCCGTTTCAGGGCGTCGGCTATCTCGGCTACGATAATTTCCGCCAGCAGTACTGGATGACCTGGTTCGACAATATGACCACCGCCCTCTTCACCGCCTATGGCGCGGCCTCAGCCGACGGTACGGAACTGACGCTAATGGGCAAATCGGACGATCCCATGACCGGCGAGAAGGACAAGGACACGAAGTACTACTACAAGTTCGTGGACGAGAATACCATGATCTTCGAGGTCTGGGACATGACACAGGGCAAGACCTACAAGGGCATGGAGATGACGTACACGAAGAAATAA
- the ccsA gene encoding cytochrome c biogenesis protein CcsA has translation MRCTFTSVILLLLASSLALAAPDSPPPSPERFDWDLAGQIAVQAGGRVKPLDSYARELVKSIHGRSSYAHQHPVESYFHWMSDGEKWAGEPLVYLPKNDLRKRLGLHEEKGNHFSLLSLRSRSELMSLVMEAQSREEEGEKLTFTQTKARDLLFRMGALSDVFIHEAPLFVPTADPEVAWFSMPEVITRLEDSTSILPEDEHLIALGFMAMYNAVGDERSDIFNSGAHVIIEAQRTMLVNQERLLSKLDWEYRLNRLNPFLWAKVLLIHGFVFFFASLRSAWSRWKKVAFIQLLGGWAIYTFGMALRMYIAGRAPWSNMYESLLAIGWALVLLAVIFEAIRRDRLFGAAGTLLGTIVLGLAQFASLDRGINPLVPALQSYWLNYHVIVTLAAYACFALAMAVGHVVLISGVRSKGQVTSAIAQLTRANLRIIQIGSLFLIAGILLGAVWANVSWGRFWGWDPKKTWALICWFVYIILLHGRSAGWLAWRGLAVASVAVFPVVVMTYYGVNYYLSGLHSYGAGSSPGIPWQVFAYLGAEALFLAWALWKLRGTGRPHPAAAIESEEASALTTEVAS, from the coding sequence GTGCGCTGCACATTCACATCCGTTATTCTGCTTCTGCTGGCAAGCTCGCTTGCTCTTGCCGCTCCCGATTCGCCGCCTCCTTCCCCTGAGCGGTTCGATTGGGATCTGGCCGGGCAGATTGCCGTGCAGGCGGGCGGTCGCGTCAAACCGCTCGATAGCTACGCGCGCGAGTTGGTGAAGAGCATCCATGGCCGCTCTTCCTATGCCCATCAGCATCCGGTCGAGAGCTATTTCCACTGGATGTCCGACGGGGAGAAATGGGCCGGAGAACCGCTGGTCTATCTTCCCAAGAACGATCTTCGTAAAAGGCTTGGCTTGCACGAAGAGAAAGGCAATCACTTCTCGCTGCTTAGCCTCCGCAGTCGTTCGGAACTGATGAGCCTTGTCATGGAGGCTCAGTCCCGCGAGGAGGAAGGCGAAAAACTGACCTTCACGCAGACCAAGGCTCGCGATCTGCTCTTCCGTATGGGAGCGCTGAGCGACGTCTTCATCCACGAAGCTCCGCTGTTCGTACCGACGGCTGATCCCGAAGTGGCGTGGTTCTCCATGCCTGAGGTTATCACCAGACTGGAAGACAGTACGTCCATATTGCCGGAAGACGAGCATCTGATCGCGCTCGGTTTCATGGCTATGTACAACGCGGTGGGGGACGAACGATCCGATATCTTCAACAGCGGCGCGCACGTTATCATCGAGGCGCAGCGAACCATGCTCGTGAATCAGGAACGGTTGCTCTCAAAGCTCGATTGGGAGTATCGCCTCAACCGCCTGAATCCGTTCCTGTGGGCGAAGGTGCTTTTGATACATGGATTCGTCTTCTTCTTCGCGAGTCTCCGTTCCGCCTGGTCAAGATGGAAGAAAGTTGCCTTCATACAGCTTCTCGGTGGATGGGCGATCTATACGTTCGGCATGGCCTTGCGCATGTACATCGCCGGCCGTGCGCCCTGGTCGAATATGTATGAATCACTTCTCGCCATCGGTTGGGCGCTGGTGCTGTTGGCGGTGATCTTCGAAGCGATCCGGCGTGACCGTCTGTTCGGCGCGGCGGGTACGCTTCTCGGCACGATTGTTCTCGGACTCGCGCAGTTCGCGAGCTTGGATCGTGGCATCAACCCTCTCGTCCCCGCGCTCCAGAGCTACTGGCTGAACTATCACGTCATCGTCACCCTCGCCGCCTACGCCTGTTTCGCGCTGGCGATGGCCGTCGGTCACGTCGTGCTCATTTCCGGTGTGCGCTCGAAAGGACAGGTCACTTCCGCGATTGCCCAGCTCACCAGGGCCAATCTGCGGATCATCCAAATCGGCAGCCTGTTTCTCATCGCGGGAATTCTGCTCGGAGCGGTGTGGGCCAACGTGAGCTGGGGCCGCTTCTGGGGCTGGGATCCCAAAAAGACCTGGGCGCTCATCTGCTGGTTCGTATATATCATTCTGTTGCACGGCCGCAGCGCCGGCTGGCTCGCTTGGCGCGGTCTCGCCGTTGCGTCGGTGGCGGTGTTCCCCGTGGTGGTGATGACCTACTACGGCGTGAACTACTACCTGTCCGGACTTCACAGCTACGGAGCGGGCTCCTCGCCCGGCATTCCGTGGCAGGTGTTTGCCTATCTGGGAGCGGAAGCTCTCTTTCTGGCCTGGGCGCTGTGGAAACTGCGCGGCACGGGACGACCCCATCCCGCCGCGGCAATCGAGAGCGAGGAAGCGTCCGCGCTGACTACGGAGGTGGCATCGTGA
- the dxs gene encoding 1-deoxy-D-xylulose-5-phosphate synthase has protein sequence MSETKVPPVDERPSVLERVNFPEDLRELSLEDLEQLCVELRKELWDTITVVGGHLAASLGVVELTVALHYVYNTPADKLVWDVGHQGYIHKILTGRRELLSTIRQFKGLSGFLKPSESEYDTFGAGHASTAISAAHGLAVARDLKGEDHSVVAVIGDGGMTGGLAFEALNNAGSSGCNITVVLNDNGMSISPNVGALSKFLLKMQLNPRLSRLKDEIWRLLGESPVGAKRLQRMAGKLEGSLINLITPGMMFEDFGFQYFGPFNGHNLPEIIHVLENVRDNHRHPALVHFVTVKGKGIECAEADPVKYHGIKGKPLPAKVEPQSVAACEQEPLPSLSYMDIFGEAIMEETARDPLIVAVTAAMKDGTGLVPYSHAYPDNFFDVGIAEGHAVTFCAGMATAGLKPVAAIYSTFLQRAYDHVLHDCALPKQPVVFCLDRAGLVGEDGPTHHGCFDLAYLSSIPGMIVAAPRCGQELRDLLHTALVSNLGPFAIRYPRDRAPDTVNWSAKPRRIPVGQWEMLREGRRVLVLAVGAMVETARRAIAHEELNVTLINCRFVKPMDDVLLAELLNRHDAVVTMEEGTLTGGFASRVAMFLQAGGLKHTFRALGIADQFVEHGPRDVLLDLCGLSERHAVETIRALQSEEVPIAGAPLEVVLAGARRR, from the coding sequence GTGAGCGAAACGAAAGTTCCTCCCGTGGACGAACGTCCGTCGGTCTTGGAGCGAGTGAACTTCCCCGAGGATTTGCGCGAACTCTCGTTGGAGGATCTGGAACAGCTCTGTGTAGAGCTGCGCAAGGAACTCTGGGATACGATCACCGTGGTCGGCGGTCATCTGGCGGCCTCGCTGGGTGTGGTCGAGCTGACCGTAGCGCTGCACTACGTCTATAACACGCCCGCCGACAAGCTCGTCTGGGACGTGGGCCATCAGGGCTACATCCACAAAATCCTCACCGGCCGCCGCGAATTGCTGTCCACGATCCGCCAGTTCAAAGGACTTTCCGGATTCCTGAAACCGTCGGAGAGCGAATACGACACGTTCGGCGCGGGTCATGCGTCCACGGCCATCAGCGCGGCTCATGGCTTGGCGGTCGCGCGCGACCTGAAGGGTGAAGACCACAGCGTCGTGGCGGTGATCGGCGACGGCGGAATGACCGGCGGCCTCGCCTTCGAAGCGCTCAACAACGCGGGAAGCAGTGGCTGCAACATCACCGTCGTTCTCAACGACAACGGCATGTCCATTTCGCCCAACGTGGGCGCTCTCTCCAAATTCCTACTCAAGATGCAGCTCAATCCGCGACTCTCGCGGCTTAAGGATGAAATCTGGAGACTGCTCGGCGAATCCCCCGTCGGTGCGAAGCGGTTGCAGCGCATGGCCGGAAAGCTCGAAGGCTCGCTCATCAATCTCATTACACCGGGAATGATGTTCGAGGATTTCGGATTCCAGTACTTCGGTCCCTTCAATGGGCACAACCTGCCCGAGATAATCCACGTTCTCGAGAACGTCCGCGACAATCACCGTCATCCGGCCCTCGTCCATTTCGTTACCGTGAAAGGCAAAGGAATCGAATGCGCCGAGGCCGATCCGGTGAAGTATCACGGCATCAAGGGCAAACCGCTGCCCGCGAAAGTCGAGCCGCAGTCCGTCGCCGCCTGCGAACAGGAACCCCTTCCGTCCCTGTCGTACATGGATATTTTCGGCGAAGCGATCATGGAGGAGACGGCCCGCGATCCGCTGATTGTGGCGGTGACGGCGGCCATGAAGGATGGAACCGGACTCGTGCCCTATAGCCACGCCTATCCCGACAACTTCTTTGACGTCGGAATCGCCGAAGGCCACGCGGTGACCTTCTGCGCGGGTATGGCCACCGCCGGACTGAAACCCGTTGCCGCAATCTATTCCACGTTTCTTCAGCGGGCCTACGACCACGTGCTGCATGATTGCGCGTTACCCAAACAGCCGGTGGTGTTCTGTCTCGACCGGGCCGGACTGGTCGGCGAAGACGGACCCACCCATCACGGTTGCTTTGATCTGGCCTACCTGAGTTCGATTCCCGGAATGATCGTGGCCGCCCCGCGCTGCGGACAGGAACTGCGCGATCTGCTGCACACCGCTTTGGTCTCGAACTTAGGTCCGTTTGCCATCCGCTATCCGCGCGACCGTGCACCGGACACGGTGAACTGGAGTGCGAAGCCGCGCAGGATTCCCGTCGGTCAATGGGAAATGCTGCGCGAAGGACGGCGCGTGTTGGTGCTGGCGGTGGGTGCGATGGTGGAAACCGCCCGCCGGGCCATTGCTCACGAAGAGCTGAACGTCACTCTGATAAACTGCCGTTTCGTCAAGCCGATGGATGATGTTCTACTTGCCGAGCTTCTCAACCGGCACGACGCGGTAGTGACGATGGAGGAAGGTACGCTCACCGGCGGCTTCGCTTCGCGGGTCGCCATGTTCCTGCAGGCGGGTGGGCTTAAACATACCTTCCGCGCGCTGGGGATTGCCGATCAGTTCGTCGAGCACGGCCCGCGCGATGTTCTGCTTGATTTGTGCGGACTCTCCGAGCGACACGCGGTCGAAACCATTCGCGCGCTGCAAAGCGAGGAGGTTCCCATCGCGGGTGCGCCCCTCGAAGTGGTGTTGGCGGGCGCGAGACGAAGATAA
- the lipA gene encoding lipoyl synthase, producing MCSNESSHELPELVVRPRGPSKPDWLKVRLGQNKQFHGTRKLVHDRRLHTVCEEAACPNMGECWSRGTATILIMGDTCTRSCGFCNVKTGRPLPLDSEEPRRVAEAIREMGLHYAVITSVDRDELPDAGAAHFAQTIRAVRELNPDCRVEVLIPDFKGMEVSLRVVCEARPAVLAHNLETVARLYLQVRPQAKYWRSLQLLGRARKMGMVTKSGIMVGLGETQEEIVQVMRDLADVGCDLFTIGQYLQPTLGHLPVVKYVRPDVFEEYVEIGRKLGLRHVQSGALVRSSYLAETQEAIMRNGRR from the coding sequence ATGTGCAGCAACGAAAGTAGCCACGAACTTCCCGAACTTGTTGTCCGGCCGCGCGGCCCGTCCAAGCCCGACTGGCTGAAGGTGCGGCTCGGTCAGAACAAGCAGTTCCACGGCACCCGCAAGCTCGTGCACGACCGGCGGCTGCACACCGTCTGCGAAGAAGCCGCTTGTCCCAACATGGGCGAGTGCTGGTCGCGCGGAACGGCTACCATCCTGATTATGGGCGACACTTGCACGCGCTCCTGTGGATTCTGCAACGTCAAGACGGGCCGTCCGCTGCCGCTCGATTCCGAAGAACCGCGTCGCGTGGCCGAAGCGATCCGCGAAATGGGATTGCATTACGCCGTCATTACCTCGGTGGATCGCGATGAACTGCCCGATGCCGGAGCCGCTCACTTTGCCCAAACGATCCGCGCCGTGCGGGAACTCAATCCCGACTGCCGCGTGGAAGTTCTCATCCCCGATTTCAAGGGCATGGAAGTAAGTCTCCGTGTCGTCTGCGAAGCCCGTCCCGCCGTGCTCGCGCATAATCTGGAGACCGTCGCGCGGCTTTATCTGCAAGTCCGCCCGCAGGCGAAATACTGGCGGAGTCTGCAGCTGCTTGGCCGCGCAAGAAAAATGGGAATGGTGACGAAATCAGGAATCATGGTCGGGCTGGGGGAGACTCAAGAGGAAATCGTGCAGGTGATGCGGGATTTGGCGGATGTGGGATGCGATCTCTTTACCATCGGCCAATACCTGCAGCCCACCCTAGGGCATCTGCCCGTTGTGAAATACGTTCGACCGGATGTGTTTGAAGAATATGTGGAAATTGGCCGGAAGCTCGGACTTAGGCACGTGCAATCGGGCGCGCTGGTTCGCAGCTCCTACCTGGCCGAAACGCAGGAAGCCATCATGAGGAATGGAAGAAGATGA
- a CDS encoding 4-hydroxy-3-methylbut-2-enyl diphosphate reductase — protein MRVLIDPRAGFCGGVRRVVKMAEEHMAETGQPLVSLGDVIHNEVEIGRLKTLGLSGVSHDVLDGTGNGTRKLLVRAHGEPPETYRKAEKLGIEIIDGTCPVVTRSQNIARSHYLAGEQVVIVGKPYHPEAIGIRGHCDDQALIVYERTDVENLDPHRKTFVLAQTTVARDWFQERIDWIKERCKDVVVQIENTLCRFVVGRDRDLEKFAAEVDVLIMVGGTQSSNTKVLYEVCKKVNDRSYLVVTEDEIDLTCFRPEDTIGVTGSASTPHWLLERVRNSIAEKTGAAIE, from the coding sequence ATGAGAGTTCTCATAGATCCCCGGGCCGGATTCTGCGGCGGCGTCCGCCGAGTCGTCAAAATGGCCGAAGAGCATATGGCCGAGACCGGCCAGCCGCTGGTCAGTCTCGGCGACGTCATTCACAACGAAGTCGAAATCGGCCGCCTGAAAACGCTCGGCCTTTCCGGCGTGAGCCACGATGTGCTCGACGGGACAGGCAACGGAACGAGAAAACTTCTGGTCCGCGCCCACGGCGAACCCCCCGAGACCTACCGCAAGGCCGAGAAGCTCGGCATCGAGATCATTGACGGCACCTGCCCGGTGGTAACGCGCTCGCAGAACATCGCGCGTTCCCACTATCTGGCGGGCGAGCAGGTGGTGATCGTCGGCAAACCGTACCATCCCGAAGCCATCGGGATTCGCGGCCACTGCGACGATCAAGCTCTGATCGTCTACGAACGAACCGACGTCGAGAACCTCGATCCACATCGGAAGACGTTCGTGCTGGCTCAGACCACCGTCGCCCGCGATTGGTTTCAAGAGCGAATTGACTGGATCAAGGAGCGCTGCAAGGACGTCGTGGTACAGATCGAAAACACGCTCTGCCGGTTCGTGGTGGGGCGTGACCGTGATCTCGAAAAGTTCGCCGCCGAGGTGGATGTGCTCATCATGGTCGGAGGAACCCAGAGCTCGAACACCAAGGTCCTCTACGAAGTCTGCAAAAAAGTCAACGACCGCTCCTATCTGGTCGTTACCGAAGACGAGATTGACTTGACCTGCTTTCGGCCGGAAGACACCATCGGCGTAACCGGCTCGGCCTCCACTCCCCACTGGCTGCTCGAGCGCGTGCGGAATTCCATCGCCGAGAAAACCGGAGCGGCGATCGAATAG